Genomic window (Methanoculleus thermophilus):
CAGACCTGCTCCTCCGACCATATCCCCTTCCAGGCCCGGGGGTATCCGGCCGTGGCGACCCATAGCGATGGGCACGGTCCGGCGCATACCCCGGACGACACCCCCGAGCACGTCTCGTTTGAATACGCAAAGAGAAACGCGGGGCTTGGCCTCTCGCTCATCGCAAAGGTGGCTGGAATTAGGGAAGACGGAAGCGACCTCTTTGTCCAGAAGGCCCGGCCTGCAGGGTGAGCATCCATGCCGTCCCGCAGCTGCCTGCAGGTTGCGTTCCTTGCGGCCTATGGGATCGTTTTCATCCTTGCCCCGGCCGCGGCTGCGCCCTCAGACGCTCCGGGATACGATCCCGGGATTGCGGCGTTGCTTGATGAGGTGGACGGGAGTGAGATCCGAAAGACCGCGTATGACCTGCAGAACTTCTCGACCCGGGCTTACGGGTCCGATGGGAACCGGGAGGCGGGCGAGTATATCTACCAGAGGCTATCCGCCATCCCAGGGCTTGAGGTCGAGTTCCAGGGCGGAGAGGTGCACAATGTCATCGCACGGCTCCCCGGAACCAACGCGTCGTCGGCTGAGATTGTGGTTGTCGGAGCGCACTACGACAGCCGATCGTCTGATCCTGCCCGTGCCCCCGGGGTTACCGATAACGGCTGCGGGGTCGCGGTCGTCCTGGAACTTGCCCGGGTGATGAGCGGCCACTCGTTCGACCGGACGGTCGAGTTCGCATTCTGGAATGCTGAGGAGAACGGGAGGCACGGCAGCCGCAGGTACGTCGAGAACCCGCCGGCCCCGATCGCGCTCTATCTCAATTACGACTCAACCTGCCGCGGGGAAGGGGACCGACCGCGCCTCAACCTCCTCTACGACCAGGGGGCCCGGAGCGCGGCAGAGCTCGTGGTGCACCACAACACCCTCTACGGGACCAACTTCACCCTGACCCGGAGTGCAGCCCCGTTCATCTCGGACCACATCTCGTTCTGGTCCCGGGGCTATCCGGCACTCATGGCGCATGCTCTACCGCAGTGGCCGGCCCATACGCCGGACGATACCATCGATCAGGCGTCGTTTGAGTTTGCCGAGAGAAACGCCCGGCTGGGGCTCTCGGTCCTTGCGAGGGTCGCAAGGATGGAGGGTCTCGTCTCCCCACCCCCGGAGGGTGGAAGCGATCCCGGGGTTTCCTGGCCTATGATGCCAAACTGGGGCGCTAACAATCGCGCAGAAGGGAATAGATGCTCTCTTACGTCCCTTCAACTCTCGATCAATCCAACTGAACTCTGTGGCTGCTCGTAATGCCGGTGAAATGCCTTCCCGGAGCCTGAATTTGGATCTTTCGCCACACCGGATGCGGGGATAAGAACACGCTTTTTATAGCGTCATGACCAACGTAAGACAGTTATGAAAGATTCTGAGATCCTGATGAACCCCAACGATCTGGTCCGTTTTCTCAAGAAGGATCCCGCGGAGTTTACCAAGGAGGATATCATCCGGTTCTGCGAGGCGAACGGGATTGAGATGGTCAACTTCCGCTACGCAGCCGAGGACGGCAAGCTCAAGACCCTTAACTTCGTCATCTCCTCAAAGGACCACCTTGACGCCATCCTCTCGGACGGCGAACGCGTCGACGGCAGCAACCTCTTTTCATTCATTGAGGCCGGGAGCAGCGACCTGTACGTGATTCCCCGCTACCGGACGGCCTTTGTCAATCCCTTTGCCGAGGTGCCGACACTGGAGCTCCTCTGCTCGTTCTACGGTGCCGATGGGAAGCCGCTTGAGAGCTCCCCCGAGTACGTGCTCCGCAAGGCCAACGAGGAGTTCACCCGCCGGACCGGGTACACCTTCAAGACCCTTGGCGAGCTCGAATACTACGTCATCGCTCCCCGCGAGGACCTCTACCCGGGCCGCGACCAGAAAGGCTACCACTCGGCCGAACCCTTCGTCAAGTTCGCGGATCTGCGGGATGAGGCGATGCGCCTTATCGCCCGTGCCGGCGGAAAGATCAAGTACGGCCACTCGGAGGTCGGCTGTTTCTATGCCGACGACCTCTACTACGAGCAGCACGAGATCGAGTTCCTGCCGATGCCGGCGGAGCAGGCGGTCGAGCAGTTGATCGTCGCCAAGTGGATCCTGCGGATGCTCGGCTACCAGTACGGCGTCGATATCAGCTTCGCCCCGAAGATCACCGTCGGCAAGGCAGGGAGCGGCATGCACTTCCATATGCTCGTCGAGAAGGACGGCCAGAACCTGACCGTCGAGGGCGGCAAGTTGAGTCCGCTCGCCCGGAAGATGATCGCCGGCATCCTTGACGTTTCCGATGCCCTGACGGCCTTCGGAAACACCATCCCGACCTCCTATCTCCGTCTCGTCCCCCACCAGGAAGCCCCGACGACGATCTGCTGGGGCGACCGCAACCGCTCGGTCGTTGTCCGCGTGCCCCTCGGCTGGATCGGTGCCGAAGACATGGCCCACGATGCCAATCCCTGCGAGGAAGCGTGGCAGGAGAAGCGGCCGTCGAAGCAGACGTTCGAGTACCGGGTCGCCGACGGTTCGGCCGATCCCTACCTGACCGTCGCCGGCCTCATCGTGGCGTCGCTGCACGGGATCGAGATGCCCAATGCGCTCGAGATGGCTGAGCGGCTCTACGTCAGCGGCAACATCTTCCGGCCCGAGTTCCGTGAACGCCTCGCGGAGCTCAAGCAGCTCCCGGCCTCCTGTGTCGAGTCCGCCGAGGCGCTCGAGGCAAAGCGTGCGATCTTTGAGAAGGACGGTGTCTTCCCGGCAGGGATGATCGACAGCCGGATCGCCAACTTGAAGGCCTACAATGACCGCGGGCTGAGCGAGAGGCTCTACGGCAACAACGAAGCCATCCGGGAACTGGTCAACCAGTACCTCCATGTGGCATGAGAGACGGAGAGCCGACTCTCGATATACTTTTTAATCAGCAGAATACGGGCTCCTCTCCGGGGGAGTATTCTCTCTTTTGACCGATGGTTCGGCACGGGCAAGTTATTATTACGGGGGAATCCAGAGAGGGTGACTCCCGGGAGTGAGCGGGATCCCCGGCCGATGCCGTTGAGGTCGTGCGAAACCGCGGTGGTCCGCGCACGCCCGGGCGATGGAGGAACGCGTATGCGAGGTGGAGCAGAAGAGAGTATGGCAGGAGAGGCGGGACCGGTCACGTTTACCTGCTACCGCATCACCCCCGGGGAAGAAGAGGTTCCCGAGGAAGGTATGAACACCTATAGCGTCGTTGTGCTGCTGCCCGATGGGGATGTCAGGCATCAGATCGTCTGGGCCCGGGCCCCGGAGGATATAGGTGATGCGATCCGGGTACCTCCCGGCTCACGGGTGATCATGACCGAGATGAAGAGCCCCATAATCTGGGACAGCGAGCCGATGGAAGAGAAAGAGGCGGCTGTCAAGGCCGCACCGACTCCCTGACCATTTTTAGGTGCGCTGTCTGGATCTCTTAAGTACGCAGGCTCGACGGTAGCGCTTTTGACCCTGCCGTGGACCCGAGGATGCCCTGAGAGGACGGCGCGTCATCCTCAGAGTCTCCTGGCGTTGAGGAGCATGGAGACCACCCCGACCATGGAGACCCCGATGATCGCGAACGTGACCTGTCTATTGAACCCTCCAGTACGGATGGGTGCCGCCCCTCCCGGCTTCGTCCGGGATATCCCGCAAGGTAGATGCGGACAGCAGTTCCACTCCAGGTATCGAGACGGCCGGAGAGTTCACAAGGCTGCCCGCGCCATCGAGAGGTATATGTGGGATGACGTCCCCCGTTCCGCAGGTGATCGGATGGTGAATGTTGCTGGGCAGCAGATGGAAAGACCCACGGAGTACAGCGCAGTCAACCTGCTGAAGGATGCCGGGGTGGACGCCGAACGGTGGAACCGGATCCCGGATGAGGCGACGATCAAAAGGACGGTCGAAGCGATTGAAGCACGAAACATCAGGGTGATTATTGTTGATACGGCAGATGAGGCGCTTCAAGCGGTCATTGACCTGATCCCCGGAGGGGCCGAGGTCATGAACGGCTACTCGACGACCCTGATCGAGATGGGTTTTGACCGGGTCCTTGAGGAGAACCCGAAAGGGTGGCGGGACTACCATGCGGTCATCACGGCCGAGAACGACACCGAGAAGCGGCACGCACTCCGCCGAAAGAGCGTCGCGGCCGAGTACTTCCTCTCCGGCGTCCAGGCGATCGCAGAGACCGGGGAATTCGTCGCGTGCGACAAGACCGGGAGCCGGACGGGGGCCTGGCCTCACGCGGCGGCACACCTCGTCCTCGTCTCGGG
Coding sequences:
- a CDS encoding glutamine synthetase family protein; the protein is MKDSEILMNPNDLVRFLKKDPAEFTKEDIIRFCEANGIEMVNFRYAAEDGKLKTLNFVISSKDHLDAILSDGERVDGSNLFSFIEAGSSDLYVIPRYRTAFVNPFAEVPTLELLCSFYGADGKPLESSPEYVLRKANEEFTRRTGYTFKTLGELEYYVIAPREDLYPGRDQKGYHSAEPFVKFADLRDEAMRLIARAGGKIKYGHSEVGCFYADDLYYEQHEIEFLPMPAEQAVEQLIVAKWILRMLGYQYGVDISFAPKITVGKAGSGMHFHMLVEKDGQNLTVEGGKLSPLARKMIAGILDVSDALTAFGNTIPTSYLRLVPHQEAPTTICWGDRNRSVVVRVPLGWIGAEDMAHDANPCEEAWQEKRPSKQTFEYRVADGSADPYLTVAGLIVASLHGIEMPNALEMAERLYVSGNIFRPEFRERLAELKQLPASCVESAEALEAKRAIFEKDGVFPAGMIDSRIANLKAYNDRGLSERLYGNNEAIRELVNQYLHVA
- a CDS encoding M28 family metallopeptidase gives rise to the protein MPSRSCLQVAFLAAYGIVFILAPAAAAPSDAPGYDPGIAALLDEVDGSEIRKTAYDLQNFSTRAYGSDGNREAGEYIYQRLSAIPGLEVEFQGGEVHNVIARLPGTNASSAEIVVVGAHYDSRSSDPARAPGVTDNGCGVAVVLELARVMSGHSFDRTVEFAFWNAEENGRHGSRRYVENPPAPIALYLNYDSTCRGEGDRPRLNLLYDQGARSAAELVVHHNTLYGTNFTLTRSAAPFISDHISFWSRGYPALMAHALPQWPAHTPDDTIDQASFEFAERNARLGLSVLARVARMEGLVSPPPEGGSDPGVSWPMMPNWGANNRAEGNRCSLTSLQLSINPTELCGCS
- a CDS encoding lactate utilization protein, which gives rise to METTPTMETPMIANVTCLLNPPVRMGAAPPGFVRDIPQGRCGQQFHSRYRDGRRVHKAARAIERYMWDDVPRSAGDRMVNVAGQQMERPTEYSAVNLLKDAGVDAERWNRIPDEATIKRTVEAIEARNIRVIIVDTADEALQAVIDLIPGGAEVMNGYSTTLIEMGFDRVLEENPKGWRDYHAVITAENDTEKRHALRRKSVAAEYFLSGVQAIAETGEFVACDKTGSRTGAWPHAAAHLVLVSGANKIVPTLEDALRRCREYCLPLENQRAQRAYGIGSYIGKYVILDREETDGRVTLILIRQPLGY